One part of the Helicobacter cetorum MIT 99-5656 genome encodes these proteins:
- a CDS encoding Bax inhibitor-1/YccA family protein produces MALYNRAGSHAYAESSVGVLHESELVSFVKTTYKFFAGSLLLATIGALLGLMNFQAVVQYKWVFFIAEIAAFFGLMFSKSKPGLNLFMLFAFTSLSGVTLVPLLGMVIAKAGLGAIWQALGMTTIVFALMSVYALKTKNDLANMGKMLFIALIVVVVCSLINLFLGNPMFQVVIAGASAILFSLYIAYDTQNIVKGMYDSPIDAAVSLYLDFLNVFISILQLIGIFSDRDR; encoded by the coding sequence ATGGCGTTGTATAATAGGGCAGGCTCTCACGCATACGCAGAAAGTTCAGTCGGCGTGTTGCATGAAAGCGAGCTGGTGAGTTTTGTTAAGACAACTTATAAATTCTTTGCTGGCAGTTTGTTATTAGCCACAATCGGAGCGTTGCTAGGTTTGATGAATTTTCAAGCCGTGGTGCAGTATAAATGGGTGTTTTTCATCGCTGAAATTGCGGCGTTTTTTGGTTTGATGTTTTCTAAATCTAAGCCTGGGTTGAACCTGTTTATGCTCTTTGCTTTCACTTCTTTATCAGGGGTTACTCTAGTTCCATTACTTGGTATGGTCATTGCAAAAGCTGGTTTAGGGGCAATTTGGCAAGCACTAGGCATGACGACCATTGTCTTTGCTTTAATGAGTGTGTATGCTTTAAAGACCAAAAATGACTTAGCTAATATGGGCAAAATGCTCTTTATTGCGTTAATCGTGGTAGTGGTGTGTTCGCTCATTAACTTGTTCTTGGGTAATCCTATGTTTCAAGTTGTCATTGCTGGGGCGAGTGCGATTTTATTTAGCTTGTATATCGCTTATGACACTCAAAACATTGTTAAGGGCATGTATGATAGTCCTATTGATGCGGCGGTGAGCTTGTATTTAGACTTCTTAAATGTCTTTATTTCTATTTTGCAGCTCATCGGTATTTTTTCAGATAGAGACAGATAA
- the gap gene encoding type I glyceraldehyde-3-phosphate dehydrogenase, with protein MKIFINGFGRIGRCVLRAIIERYSGAIEVVGINDPANWEILAYLLEHDSTHRLLANEVIYHSNKLIIDTLEIPTFNTIQDLKGVDVLIECSGKFLEPKMLENYLLLGAKKVILSAPFMGEYDENKYPTLVYGINHTTYKNQNIISNASCTTNAIAPICAILDKAFHIQEGTLTTIHSYTSDQHLIDLAHHFDKRRSRAAASNIIPTTTKAALALHKVLPNLKNKMHGHSVRVPSLDVSMIDLSLSLEKKASKELLNDLLRKASKGGLKGVLDIDLKERVSSDFISNPHSVIVATDLTFTLENMVKIMAWYDNEWGYSNRLIDMAQFVHNYVYQII; from the coding sequence ATGAAAATTTTCATTAATGGATTTGGTCGTATTGGACGATGCGTATTAAGAGCCATCATAGAGCGTTATAGTGGTGCGATAGAAGTTGTAGGCATCAACGACCCTGCTAATTGGGAAATTCTAGCTTATCTTTTAGAGCATGACAGCACGCACAGATTGCTTGCAAACGAAGTAATTTACCATAGCAATAAGCTCATCATTGACACCCTAGAAATCCCTACTTTCAACACTATACAGGACTTAAAAGGCGTAGATGTTTTAATAGAGTGTTCAGGAAAGTTTTTAGAGCCTAAAATGCTAGAAAATTATCTCTTGCTTGGGGCTAAAAAAGTCATTTTATCCGCTCCCTTTATGGGTGAATACGATGAAAACAAATACCCCACTTTAGTTTATGGCATTAACCACACGACTTATAAAAACCAAAACATCATCTCTAACGCATCTTGCACTACAAACGCCATTGCCCCTATTTGTGCTATTTTAGATAAAGCGTTTCATATACAAGAAGGTACACTTACTACTATTCATAGCTATACTAGCGACCAGCATTTAATAGATTTAGCCCATCATTTTGATAAACGCCGCTCAAGAGCGGCTGCAAGTAACATTATCCCCACCACCACTAAAGCCGCTCTAGCCCTACACAAAGTCCTACCTAATCTCAAAAATAAAATGCATGGGCATAGCGTAAGAGTGCCTAGCCTTGATGTATCCATGATAGATTTAAGCCTATCCTTAGAAAAAAAGGCTTCCAAAGAATTGTTGAACGACTTATTAAGAAAAGCGTCCAAAGGGGGGTTAAAGGGCGTATTAGATATAGATTTAAAAGAGAGAGTAAGTTCTGATTTTATTTCTAATCCTCATAGCGTTATTGTTGCCACTGATTTAACTTTCACGCTAGAAAATATGGTAAAAATTATGGCGTGGTATGATAATGAGTGGGGGTATTCTAACCGCCTGATTGATATGGCACAATTTGTGCATAACTATGTCTATCAAATAATTTAA